One window of the Verrucomicrobiales bacterium genome contains the following:
- a CDS encoding sulfatase-like hydrolase/transferase, whose product MFTTRLLRLGSILSLIASFFLVPFTMPTQAAELRPNIIVILADDLGWADLGCYGSSFHQTPHLDRMAREGIRFTDAYAACTVCSPTRAALMTGKAPARLHLTDFIPGRTILSDQKLRRPDFRLQLPLEEETLAERLRGQGYRTACLGKWHLGGAGFEATHQGFELATPDIAGFRRMAPFRPGSQAGPVPGLLPAEEGEELSSVLTRSAIHFIDETKDAPFFLYLPHVSVHIPLHGRPDLVEKHRKRAGSLEGGQTNAIYAAMLESLDEGVGKIMAHLRERKLDRNTLVIFTSDNGGLSVKEGPNTPATSNAPLRAGKGYLYEGGLRVPLIAWWPGTIASGRTESTPVITMDVHVTLLELAGLDATALAVDGRSLASTLKGNVAPAARPLFWHYPHYSNQGGRPGGVMRDGQYKLIEFYESGYLELYDLAATPGETRNLATEMPDRANGMARQLNEWRKSVSAQMPVRNTNYVQVPLRPELDGTIRLPGHEVIIHGVNVRYEPPAHKNTIGYWTKVEDWVSWELEVTQGGEYEVEILQGCGKGSGGSDVDVSIANQTLRFVVQDTGHFQNFVRRTLGKVHLPTGRHTLAIKPQKKPGVAVMDVREMVLKPVGVR is encoded by the coding sequence ATGTTCACAACCCGCTTGCTCCGACTTGGTTCGATCCTGAGTCTGATCGCATCGTTCTTCCTAGTGCCCTTCACGATGCCGACCCAGGCCGCGGAACTCCGGCCCAACATCATCGTCATCCTGGCTGATGATCTAGGGTGGGCTGATTTGGGCTGTTACGGCAGCTCGTTCCATCAGACACCGCATTTGGATCGCATGGCTCGGGAAGGCATTCGGTTCACCGACGCCTATGCCGCGTGCACCGTATGCTCCCCGACGCGGGCTGCGCTCATGACGGGAAAAGCACCCGCTCGCTTACACCTCACCGATTTCATTCCCGGACGCACTATTCTGTCGGATCAAAAGCTCCGTCGTCCTGACTTTCGGCTGCAGCTTCCTTTGGAGGAGGAGACGCTCGCCGAGCGATTGAGAGGCCAAGGTTATCGAACGGCATGTTTGGGGAAGTGGCATTTAGGAGGGGCGGGATTCGAAGCTACCCACCAAGGGTTTGAGCTGGCGACCCCCGACATCGCCGGTTTTCGTCGGATGGCGCCTTTCCGTCCCGGGAGTCAGGCTGGACCGGTGCCGGGGCTGCTTCCAGCCGAGGAGGGAGAGGAGCTTTCGTCGGTTTTGACCCGTAGTGCCATCCATTTTATCGACGAGACCAAGGACGCACCCTTCTTTCTCTACCTTCCTCATGTTTCGGTCCATATTCCATTGCACGGCCGCCCGGATTTGGTGGAGAAGCATCGGAAGCGTGCTGGGTCCCTGGAGGGGGGGCAAACCAATGCGATCTACGCCGCTATGCTGGAGAGTTTAGATGAGGGGGTTGGGAAGATCATGGCTCACCTGCGCGAACGGAAGCTGGACCGCAACACCCTGGTGATCTTCACGTCCGACAATGGAGGTTTGAGCGTTAAGGAAGGGCCCAATACTCCGGCCACGTCCAACGCGCCGCTGCGGGCCGGGAAGGGTTACCTCTACGAAGGTGGCCTTCGAGTCCCGTTGATCGCCTGGTGGCCTGGTACCATTGCTTCAGGACGCACGGAATCCACCCCCGTCATCACCATGGACGTGCATGTCACCTTGCTTGAGTTGGCTGGATTGGATGCCACGGCATTGGCAGTCGATGGGCGTAGCTTGGCATCGACGCTTAAGGGGAACGTCGCCCCTGCTGCCCGTCCGCTCTTTTGGCACTATCCGCACTACAGCAACCAGGGCGGTCGTCCGGGTGGGGTGATGCGTGATGGCCAGTATAAGCTGATCGAGTTTTATGAGAGCGGCTATTTGGAACTCTACGACTTGGCGGCGACGCCGGGCGAGACACGGAACCTGGCCACGGAGATGCCGGATCGCGCGAACGGGATGGCTCGGCAATTGAATGAGTGGCGCAAGTCCGTGTCGGCTCAGATGCCGGTTCGCAATACGAACTATGTTCAAGTGCCCTTGCGACCAGAACTGGACGGGACGATCCGCCTGCCCGGCCACGAGGTGATTATCCATGGCGTGAACGTGCGCTACGAACCTCCCGCGCACAAGAACACCATTGGGTATTGGACCAAGGTGGAGGATTGGGTCAGCTGGGAGTTGGAGGTGACACAAGGGGGTGAGTATGAAGTGGAGATCCTGCAGGGATGCGGCAAGGGCAGCGGTGGCAGTGACGTCGATGTCTCCATCGCGAACCAAACATTGCGATTCGTGGTTCAGGATACCGGACATTTTCAGAACTTTGTGCGCCGAACTTTAGGAAAAGTTCATCTCCCCACCGGTCGCCACACCCTGGCGATCAAGCCGCAGAAAAAGCCGGGTGTCGCGGTGATGGATGTTCGTGAGATGGTTTTGAAGCCGGTGGGAGTGCGGTAG